CGTGCGTTTCAGGAATTACAAGAACTGCATGACGAATTGGGTCAGCCAGAGCCTGAATTGCTGACCAAAGTCGAACAGTTATTTGCTAACCCCAAAAATCAACATCAACGCGATGCACAGTGCGAATTTTATCTCAGCATTGGCAAACCAGATGCAGCGAAGCAATGTGCAAAAGAGGGTTTGATATCGATTGAGTTGTTACTGAAAGTTGCCGATGCCATTATAGCCACCGACTCTTCAGAATCACTGGCTATCTATTTGCGGGTGACCAGAAAAATGCTTGAAAATTCAGACAATAAGATTTACCAACGTGTGACTGATCTTCTGCTGCATTTACAGAAGCAATTAAAACGCCAGCAGCATCCGCTGGGTGATTTCGAGGTAGCAGTCGGTGAATTAGCGATGGAGTTTCGCCGTAAACGTAATTTTACTGCGTTGCTCAATAAGCACTTTCCACACTGCGTTTAAGCGTAGCGGATAAGATCAGGGATGATGAAATGAGTCTGAAATTTACCGAAGCGAAACTGGAACAAGCCATTATTGAGCTGCTGGGCGAGCAGGGTTTCACGCATGTGTTAGGTGAAACTCTGGTGCGCAAAAACAACGAGCAGGTGCTGATCAGCGACGATCTACGCACCTATCTTGCCAGCCAATATCAGGCCGATAGCATTACCAGCAGTGAAATCGACAGCATCATCCGCCAGCTTGCCACGCTTCCCGCCACCGATCTTTACGACAGCAATAAAACCTTTTGCCACTGGCTTTCAAACGGCTTTCTGTTCAAACGTGAAGACCGCAATAAGAAAGATCTCTATATCGAGCTTATCGACACGAAGCATCTGCCTGCTGCATTGACGCAACTATTCGCAGTCGATCCCGCGCCGTTACAGCAAGTCGCTGAAAACAAAATCGCTTATCTGCCTGAACGTGATAATTATCAGTCAATCGACAAGCATCCGTTACCTGATAATAACCGCTATAAAGTGGTCAATCAGCTGGAGATCACCGGCAGAGATGAGCAGGTGCGCATTCCCGATGCCATTCTTTACATCAATGGTCTGCCGCTGGTGGTGTTTGAATTTAAGAGCGCCATCCGTGAAGAAGAAGCCAATTTGTTGGAAGCATGGAAACAACTTCATAACCGCTATCGCCGCGATATTCCGCAACTGTTTGTGTTCAACGCGCTGTGCATCATCAGCGATGGCGTGAATAACCGCATGGGCAATCTGTTTGCCGCATACGACTATTTCTATTCTTGGCGCAAAATCAGCGGCAACGAATCGCGCGAACAAAATGGCATTCATTCGCTGCACAGCATGGTGCAGGGGCTGTTTCACCCCGTGCGGCTGCTCGATGTGCTGAAAAACTTTATCTTCTTTCCTGATACGTCTAAAAAAGAGATCAAAGTCGGCTGCCGTTATCCGCAATATTACGCTGCGCGTAAGCTCTTTTTCAGCATCAAACAGGCGCGTAAACCATATGGCAACGGCAAAGGCGGCACCTATTTTGGCGCAACGGGTTGCGGCAAAAGTTACACCATGCAGTTTTTAACGCGCTTGCTGATGAAGAGTGTCGATTTCGCCAGCCCGACCATAGTGCTGATCACCGATCGCACCGACCTCGACGATCAGCTCTCGAAACAGTTTTGCAGTGCTACGCGCTTTATTGGTGATGACACCATCGAGCCCGTAGAAAGCCGTGCTGACTTACGCGCAAAACTATGTGGACGTAATAGTGGTGGCGTATTCCTGACCACCATCCACAAATTCACCGAAGATCTGCAACTGCTTTCTGAGCGCAGCAATATCATCTGCATTTCGGATGAAGCGCACCGCAGTCAGGTCAATCTCGATCAGAAAATCGTGATTGATGAGAAAACCAATTCCATTCGTAAAACCTACGGCTTTGCCAAATATCTGCATGACTCGTTACCCAATGCCACGTTTGTCGGTTTCACCGGCACGCCAATTGATGCCACGCTCGAGGTGTTCGGTGAGGTGATCGACAGTTACACCATGACCGAATCAGTGAACGATGAGATCACGGTGCGGATCGTCTATGAAGGCCGTGCCGCGAAGGTGATCCTCGATAATGGCAAACTGGCGGAAATAGAGAAGTATTACAATGAATGCGCCGATGCAGGGGCCAGCGAATATCAAATCGACGAAAGCAAAAAAGCCTCGGCGAATATGTATTCCATTTTGGGCGACCCCGATCGCCTCGAAGCACTGGCGAAAGACTTTGCTAACCATTACGAGCAGCGTGTGGCCGAAGGTTCCACCGTTAAAGGCAAAGCGATGTTTGTCTGTGCCAGCCGCGATATCGCCTATGCCTTCTATCAGCAGTTAAAAGCGATCCGCCCTGCATGGTTTGAGGTGAAACAAGCTATTGATGGTGTGCAACTCACCGACGCTGAACAAAAAGAGCTGATCCCCTCTGAAATGGTACGAATGGTGATGACGCGCAGCAAAGATGACGAGACCGAATTTTACGATCTGCTGGGCACCAAAGACGACAGAAAAGAGCTGGATAAACAGTTCAAAAACCCGAAATCGAACTTTAAAATCGCCATCGTGGTGGATATGTGGCTGACCGGTTTCGACGTGCCAGAACTCGACACCATTTACATCGATAAGCCGTTGCAAAAGCACAACTTGATCCAGACCATTTCCCGCGTCAACCGCACCTATGAAGGCAAAGACAAAGGCTTGGTGGTTGATTACATCGGTATTAAACGGCAGATGAATCAGGCGCTGGCGATGTATTCCAAAGCTGATGCCACGAATTTTGAAGACATTCGTCAATCGGTGGTGGAAGTGAAAAATCACCTCGACTTGTTGAAGCAGATGTTCCACCCGTTCGATAG
This DNA window, taken from uncultured Tolumonas sp., encodes the following:
- a CDS encoding HsdR family type I site-specific deoxyribonuclease gives rise to the protein MSLKFTEAKLEQAIIELLGEQGFTHVLGETLVRKNNEQVLISDDLRTYLASQYQADSITSSEIDSIIRQLATLPATDLYDSNKTFCHWLSNGFLFKREDRNKKDLYIELIDTKHLPAALTQLFAVDPAPLQQVAENKIAYLPERDNYQSIDKHPLPDNNRYKVVNQLEITGRDEQVRIPDAILYINGLPLVVFEFKSAIREEEANLLEAWKQLHNRYRRDIPQLFVFNALCIISDGVNNRMGNLFAAYDYFYSWRKISGNESREQNGIHSLHSMVQGLFHPVRLLDVLKNFIFFPDTSKKEIKVGCRYPQYYAARKLFFSIKQARKPYGNGKGGTYFGATGCGKSYTMQFLTRLLMKSVDFASPTIVLITDRTDLDDQLSKQFCSATRFIGDDTIEPVESRADLRAKLCGRNSGGVFLTTIHKFTEDLQLLSERSNIICISDEAHRSQVNLDQKIVIDEKTNSIRKTYGFAKYLHDSLPNATFVGFTGTPIDATLEVFGEVIDSYTMTESVNDEITVRIVYEGRAAKVILDNGKLAEIEKYYNECADAGASEYQIDESKKASANMYSILGDPDRLEALAKDFANHYEQRVAEGSTVKGKAMFVCASRDIAYAFYQQLKAIRPAWFEVKQAIDGVQLTDAEQKELIPSEMVRMVMTRSKDDETEFYDLLGTKDDRKELDKQFKNPKSNFKIAIVVDMWLTGFDVPELDTIYIDKPLQKHNLIQTISRVNRTYEGKDKGLVVDYIGIKRQMNQALAMYSKADATNFEDIRQSVVEVKNHLDLLKQMFHPFDSKDYFSGEARAQLDCLNRAAEFVLQSKKFETRFMGLVKRMKAAYDICCGSEHLDQFERDYIHFYLAVRSIVFKLTKGDAPDVTQMNARVRELIAEALKSDGVEEIYALGDDQADSIDIFDEDYLARISKIKLPNTKIQLLQKLLAKAISDFKKVNQMQGIDFSKRFQALVEHYNERKENDLFNGEEFTVIADDMVEQIVGMFNELKSEMTSFEAMGIDMEEKAFYDILAAMQQKYEFTYDEDKMLELAKEMKIIVDNQAQYPDWSHRDDIKAALKVELILLLHKYGFPPVANDDVYKNVLEQAENFKKNRG